One region of Streptomyces capillispiralis genomic DNA includes:
- a CDS encoding purine-nucleoside phosphorylase — protein MNASLLPDDIQGDPYAAADAAAARLRELTGAETHDVALVMGSGWAPAADALGTPEAEFPVTELPGFPPPAVEGHGGRVRSYRIGAKRALVFLGRTHYYEGRGVAAVAHGVRTAVAAGAKTVVLTNGCGGLRAGMRPGQPVLISDHINLTATSPIVGAHFVDLTDLYSPRLRALCKEVDPTLEEGVYAQFPGPHYETPAEIRMARVIGADLVGMSTVLEAIAAREAGAEILGISLVTNLAAGMTGEPLNHEEVLQAGRDSATRMGSLLTQVLGRL, from the coding sequence GTGAACGCTTCTCTTCTTCCGGACGACATCCAGGGCGACCCCTACGCCGCAGCCGACGCCGCCGCCGCGCGCCTGCGCGAACTCACCGGCGCCGAGACCCACGACGTCGCCCTCGTGATGGGCTCCGGCTGGGCACCGGCCGCGGACGCCCTCGGCACGCCCGAGGCCGAGTTCCCGGTGACCGAGCTGCCCGGTTTCCCGCCGCCGGCGGTCGAGGGCCACGGAGGCAGGGTCCGCTCGTACCGCATCGGCGCGAAGCGCGCCCTGGTCTTCCTGGGCCGCACGCACTACTACGAGGGGCGCGGGGTCGCCGCCGTCGCCCACGGCGTGCGCACCGCCGTGGCGGCGGGCGCGAAGACCGTCGTCCTGACCAACGGCTGCGGCGGCCTGCGCGCGGGCATGCGCCCCGGCCAGCCGGTCCTGATCAGCGACCACATCAACCTCACCGCCACCTCCCCCATCGTGGGCGCCCACTTCGTCGACCTCACCGACCTCTACTCCCCCCGCCTGCGCGCCCTGTGCAAGGAGGTCGACCCCACGCTGGAGGAGGGCGTCTACGCCCAGTTCCCCGGCCCGCACTACGAGACCCCGGCCGAGATCCGCATGGCCCGGGTCATCGGCGCGGACCTGGTCGGCATGTCCACGGTCCTGGAGGCCATCGCCGCACGCGAGGCGGGCGCGGAGATCCTGGGCATCTCCCTGGTCACCAACCTGGCCGCGGGCATGACGGGCGAACCCCTCAACCACGAGGAGGTCCTCCAGGCGGGCCGCGACTCCGCCACCCGCATGGGCTCCCTCCTGACCCAGGTCCTCGGCCGCCTGTAA
- a CDS encoding phospho-sugar mutase, translating into MHDALIAQAQAWLTEDPDPDTREELARLIDADDRAELAARFAGTLQFGTAGLRGELGAGPMRMNRSVVIRAAAGLAAYLKKNGHTGGLVVIGYDARHKSADFARDTAAVMTGAGLRAAVLDRPLPTPVLAFAIRHLGAVAGVEVTASHNPPRDNGYKVYLGDGSQIVSPADAEIAAEIEAVPSLTTVDRPTEGWETLDDTVLDAYLARTDAVLSKDSPRTARTVYTAMHGVGKDVLLAAFARAGFPAPDLVAEQADPDPDFPTVAFPNPEEPGAMDLAFAKARETDPDLVIANDPDADRCAAAVRDGADWRMLRGDEVGALLAAHLVRRGATGTFAESIVSSSLLGRIAGKAGLPYEETLTGFKWIARVEGLRYGYEEALGYCVDPDGVRDKDGITAALLLTELASELKSEGRTLLDLLDDLAVEHGLHATDQLSVRVQDLSVIAAAMRRLRERPPTELAGLAVVTAEDLTRGTDRLPPTDGLRYTMDGARVVVRPSGTEPKLKCYLEVVVPVAAKAGLPEARARATALLERIKQDLSRAAGI; encoded by the coding sequence GTGCACGACGCCCTCATCGCACAGGCCCAGGCATGGCTGACCGAGGACCCCGACCCGGACACCCGTGAGGAACTCGCCCGTCTCATCGACGCCGACGACCGCGCCGAGCTCGCCGCACGCTTCGCCGGCACCCTCCAGTTCGGCACCGCCGGCCTCCGGGGCGAACTCGGCGCGGGCCCGATGCGCATGAACCGCTCCGTCGTCATCCGCGCCGCCGCCGGCCTCGCCGCGTACCTCAAGAAGAACGGCCACACCGGCGGCCTGGTCGTCATCGGCTACGACGCCCGCCACAAGTCGGCCGACTTCGCCCGCGACACCGCCGCCGTCATGACCGGCGCCGGTCTGCGGGCGGCCGTCCTCGACCGCCCCCTCCCCACCCCCGTCCTCGCCTTCGCCATACGGCACCTCGGCGCCGTCGCGGGCGTGGAGGTCACCGCCAGCCACAATCCGCCCCGGGACAACGGCTACAAGGTGTACCTCGGCGACGGCTCGCAGATCGTCTCCCCGGCGGACGCCGAGATCGCCGCCGAGATCGAGGCCGTCCCCTCCCTCACCACCGTCGACCGCCCCACCGAAGGGTGGGAGACCCTCGACGACACCGTCCTGGACGCCTACCTGGCCCGCACGGACGCCGTCCTGTCCAAGGACTCGCCCCGCACCGCCCGCACCGTCTACACGGCGATGCACGGCGTCGGCAAGGACGTCCTGCTCGCCGCCTTCGCCCGGGCCGGCTTCCCCGCCCCCGACCTCGTCGCCGAGCAGGCGGACCCCGACCCGGACTTCCCGACCGTCGCGTTCCCCAACCCGGAGGAGCCGGGCGCGATGGACCTCGCCTTCGCGAAGGCCCGTGAGACCGACCCGGACCTGGTCATCGCCAACGACCCCGACGCCGACCGCTGCGCCGCGGCCGTCAGGGACGGCGCCGACTGGCGCATGCTGCGCGGCGACGAGGTCGGCGCGCTGCTCGCCGCCCACCTGGTCCGCCGCGGAGCGACCGGCACGTTCGCCGAGTCGATCGTGTCGTCGAGCCTGCTCGGCCGCATCGCCGGGAAGGCCGGGCTGCCGTACGAGGAGACGCTGACCGGCTTCAAGTGGATCGCCAGGGTGGAGGGCCTGCGCTACGGCTACGAGGAGGCCCTCGGCTACTGCGTCGACCCGGACGGCGTGCGCGACAAGGACGGCATCACGGCGGCGCTCCTGCTCACGGAGCTGGCCTCCGAGCTGAAGTCGGAGGGCCGTACCCTCCTCGACCTCCTGGACGACCTCGCCGTGGAGCACGGCCTGCACGCCACCGACCAGCTCTCGGTCCGGGTGCAGGACCTGTCCGTGATCGCCGCGGCGATGCGCCGCCTGCGCGAGCGGCCCCCCACCGAGCTGGCCGGTCTGGCCGTCGTCACCGCCGAGGACCTGACCCGGGGCACGGACCGGCTCCCCCCGACGGACGGCCTGCGCTACACGATGGACGGCGCGCGGGTCGTGGTCCGCCCCAGCGGCACGGAACCGAAGCTGAAGTGCTACCTGGAGGTGGTGGTCCCGGTCGCCGCGAAGGCCGGCCTGCCCGAGGCCCGCGCCAGGGCGACGGCCCTTCTGGAGCGGATCAAGCAGGACCTGTCCCGCGCGGCCGGCATCTGA
- a CDS encoding PH domain-containing protein, which yields MTTPDPQSPAPEPSKPSGSAAPQYQDRIYRSPAALAGGVLLLAVIGWLGIDAVVAGEGRTPWLSLATMLLLAPLVVAYTLRPAVYVNDDRLRVRNPFRVIVLPWGRVASLRSGFSNEVVDDSGAKYQLWALPVSLRARSKAARQETRAAARAARGEGGGDGERGGRRGGRGAFGAGAAAEGPRRAESDRAMDEMRELRERRQEAEAAQGEVTVRWAYEIVGPVVAGVVLLAVLLAVG from the coding sequence ATGACGACCCCCGACCCTCAGTCGCCTGCCCCGGAGCCCTCGAAGCCCTCGGGGTCCGCGGCACCGCAGTACCAGGACCGGATCTACCGCTCGCCCGCGGCCCTCGCCGGTGGGGTGCTGCTGCTCGCCGTCATCGGATGGCTCGGCATCGACGCGGTGGTCGCCGGAGAGGGCCGCACCCCGTGGCTGTCCCTCGCCACCATGCTCCTCCTCGCGCCCCTGGTCGTCGCCTACACCCTGCGTCCCGCCGTGTACGTCAACGACGACCGGCTGCGCGTCCGCAACCCGTTCCGCGTGATCGTGCTGCCCTGGGGGCGGGTGGCCTCGCTGCGGTCCGGGTTCTCCAACGAGGTCGTCGACGACTCCGGCGCCAAGTACCAGCTGTGGGCGCTTCCGGTCTCCCTGCGGGCCCGCAGCAAGGCGGCCCGGCAGGAGACGCGGGCGGCGGCGCGGGCCGCACGCGGCGAGGGCGGCGGTGACGGCGAACGCGGGGGACGGCGGGGCGGCCGGGGCGCGTTCGGAGCGGGGGCCGCTGCCGAGGGGCCCCGGCGGGCCGAGAGCGACCGGGCGATGGACGAGATGCGTGAGCTGCGCGAGCGGCGGCAGGAGGCGGAGGCCGCGCAGGGCGAGGTGACCGTGCGCTGGGCCTACGAGATCGTGGGGCCCGTCGTCGCGGGGGTGGTGCTGCTGGCGGTGCTGCTGGCCGTCGGGTGA
- the deoC gene encoding deoxyribose-phosphate aldolase encodes MPTTAPHALSDVTASDGTLRRFLHGLPGVDAVGLEARAASLGTRSIKTTAKAYAIDLAISMVDLTTLEGADTPGKVRALGAKAVRPDPTDRTTPATAAVCVYPDMVATAKEAVAGSTVKVASVATAFPAGRAPIAVKLADVREAVAAGADEIDMVIDRGAFLAGHYLKVYDEITAVKEACGTSARLKVIFETGELSTYDNIRRASWLGMLAGADFIKTSTGKVAVNATPANTLLMLEAVRDFRAQTGVQVGVKPAGGIRTSKDAIKFLVLVNETAGEDWLDNHWFRFGASSLLNDLLMQRQKLATGRYSGPDYVTVD; translated from the coding sequence ATGCCCACCACTGCACCCCACGCTCTCAGCGACGTCACCGCGTCCGACGGCACGCTGCGCCGCTTCCTCCACGGGCTGCCCGGCGTCGACGCGGTCGGCCTGGAGGCGCGCGCCGCCTCCCTCGGCACCCGTTCGATCAAGACGACCGCGAAGGCGTACGCCATCGACCTCGCCATCTCGATGGTCGACCTGACGACGCTGGAAGGCGCGGACACCCCGGGCAAGGTCCGGGCGCTCGGCGCGAAGGCGGTCCGCCCCGACCCGACCGACCGCACCACGCCCGCCACGGCCGCGGTCTGCGTCTACCCCGACATGGTGGCCACGGCCAAGGAGGCCGTCGCCGGTTCCACCGTCAAGGTCGCCTCGGTCGCCACCGCGTTCCCGGCCGGCCGCGCCCCGATCGCGGTCAAGCTGGCGGACGTCCGCGAGGCCGTCGCCGCCGGTGCGGACGAGATCGACATGGTCATCGACCGCGGGGCGTTCCTCGCGGGGCACTACCTGAAGGTGTACGACGAGATCACCGCCGTGAAGGAGGCCTGCGGGACGAGCGCCCGCCTCAAGGTCATCTTCGAGACGGGCGAGCTGTCGACGTACGACAACATCCGCCGGGCGAGCTGGCTCGGCATGCTGGCGGGCGCGGACTTCATCAAGACCTCGACCGGGAAGGTCGCCGTCAACGCGACCCCCGCGAACACGCTCCTGATGCTGGAGGCGGTCCGCGACTTCCGTGCCCAGACCGGCGTCCAGGTCGGCGTGAAGCCGGCCGGCGGCATCCGCACGTCCAAGGACGCCATCAAGTTCCTGGTCCTGGTCAACGAGACCGCGGGCGAGGACTGGCTGGACAACCACTGGTTCCGCTTCGGCGCCTCCTCGCTGCTGAACGACCTGCTGATGCAGCGGCAGAAGCTGGCCACCGGCCGCTACTCCGGCCCTGACTACGTGACGGTGGACTGA
- a CDS encoding aldehyde dehydrogenase family protein, with product MEKRTSAFEYAPAPESRAIVDIAPSYGLFIDGEFTEAADGKVFKTVSPSTEEVLAEVAEAGEADVDRAVKAARKAFEKWSALPGAERAKYLFRIARIIQERSRELAVLETLDNGKPIRETRDADLPLVAAHFFYYAGWADKLDHAGYGADPRPLGVAGQVIPWNFPLLMLAWKIAPALATGNTVVLKPAETTPLSALFFADVCRQAGLPKGVVNIITGDGRAGAALIAHPDVNKVAFTGSTAVGKEIARTVAGTRKKLTLELGGKGANIVFDDAPIDQAVEGIVNGIFFNQGQVCCAGSRLLVQESIHDELLDSLKRRLTTLRLGDPLDKNTDIGAINSAEQLARITALADLGEAEGAERWSPACDLPESGYWFAPTLFTNVTQAHTVARDEIFGPVLSVLTFRTPDEAVAKANNTPYGLSAGIWTEKGSRILAVANKLRAGVVWSNTFNKFDPTSPFGGYKESGFGREGGRHGLEAYLDV from the coding sequence ATGGAAAAGCGGACATCCGCATTCGAGTACGCGCCGGCGCCCGAGTCCCGCGCGATCGTCGACATCGCCCCGTCCTACGGCCTGTTCATCGACGGCGAGTTCACCGAGGCGGCCGACGGCAAGGTCTTCAAGACCGTCTCCCCCTCCACCGAGGAGGTGCTCGCCGAGGTCGCCGAGGCCGGTGAGGCGGACGTCGACCGGGCGGTGAAGGCCGCCCGCAAGGCGTTCGAGAAGTGGTCGGCGCTGCCCGGCGCCGAGCGCGCGAAGTACCTCTTCCGCATCGCCCGCATCATCCAGGAGCGCAGCCGCGAACTGGCCGTCCTCGAAACGCTCGACAACGGCAAGCCGATCAGGGAGACCCGCGACGCGGACCTCCCCCTGGTCGCGGCGCACTTCTTCTACTACGCGGGCTGGGCGGACAAGCTCGACCACGCCGGCTACGGCGCCGACCCGCGCCCCCTCGGCGTCGCCGGCCAGGTCATCCCCTGGAATTTCCCGCTCCTGATGCTGGCGTGGAAGATCGCCCCGGCGCTGGCGACGGGCAACACGGTGGTCCTGAAGCCCGCCGAGACGACCCCGCTCTCCGCGCTCTTCTTCGCGGACGTCTGCCGCCAGGCCGGGCTCCCCAAGGGCGTCGTCAACATCATCACCGGCGACGGCCGCGCCGGCGCCGCGCTGATCGCCCACCCCGACGTGAACAAGGTCGCCTTCACCGGCTCCACGGCCGTCGGCAAGGAGATCGCGCGCACGGTCGCGGGCACCCGCAAGAAGCTGACGCTCGAACTGGGCGGCAAGGGCGCCAACATCGTCTTCGACGACGCGCCGATCGACCAGGCCGTCGAGGGCATCGTCAACGGCATCTTCTTCAACCAGGGCCAGGTCTGCTGCGCGGGCTCCCGCCTGCTGGTCCAGGAGTCGATCCACGACGAGCTGCTGGACTCCCTCAAGCGCAGGCTCACCACCCTCCGCCTGGGCGACCCGCTGGACAAGAACACCGACATCGGCGCGATCAACTCCGCCGAGCAGCTGGCCCGGATCACCGCGCTGGCCGACCTGGGCGAGGCGGAGGGCGCCGAGCGCTGGTCCCCGGCCTGCGACCTCCCGGAGAGCGGCTACTGGTTCGCCCCGACGCTCTTCACGAACGTCACCCAGGCGCACACCGTCGCCCGCGACGAGATCTTCGGCCCGGTGCTGTCGGTCCTGACCTTCCGCACCCCCGACGAGGCCGTCGCCAAGGCCAACAACACCCCGTACGGCCTGTCGGCGGGCATCTGGACGGAGAAGGGCTCGCGCATCCTGGCGGTCGCGAACAAGCTCCGCGCGGGTGTCGTCTGGTCCAACACGTTCAACAAGTTCGACCCGACGTCGCCGTTCGGCGGCTACAAGGAGTCGGGCTTCGGCCGCGAGGGCGGCCGCCACGGCCTGGAGGCGTACCTCGATGTCTGA
- a CDS encoding aldehyde dehydrogenase family protein, with amino-acid sequence MSDQNRLSVFKTYKLYVGGKFPRSESGRVYEVTDSKGKWLANAPLSSRKDARDAVVAARKAFGGWSGATAYNRGQILYRVAEMLEGRRDQYVAEVADAEGLSKSRAGLQVDAAIDRWVWYAGWTDKIAQVVGGGNPVAGPFFNLSSPEPTGVVAVLAPQESSFLGLVSVVAPVVATGNTAVVVASEKAPLPALSLGEVLATSDLPGGVVNVLSGRTAEIAAPLAAHQDVNAIDLAGADEALAKELEIAAADNLKRVLRPQPVDNWSADPGTDRMTAFLETKTVWHPTGSLGASGSAY; translated from the coding sequence ATGTCTGATCAGAACCGCCTGAGCGTCTTCAAGACCTACAAGCTGTACGTCGGCGGGAAGTTCCCGCGTTCGGAGAGCGGCCGGGTGTACGAGGTGACCGACTCCAAGGGCAAGTGGCTGGCGAACGCGCCGTTGTCGTCCCGCAAGGACGCCCGTGACGCGGTGGTCGCCGCGCGCAAGGCGTTCGGCGGCTGGTCCGGGGCGACGGCGTACAACCGCGGGCAGATCCTCTACCGCGTCGCGGAGATGCTGGAGGGCCGCCGCGACCAGTACGTCGCGGAGGTCGCGGACGCCGAGGGGCTGTCGAAGTCCAGGGCGGGGCTCCAGGTGGACGCGGCGATCGACCGCTGGGTCTGGTACGCGGGCTGGACGGACAAGATCGCCCAGGTGGTCGGCGGCGGCAACCCGGTGGCGGGCCCGTTCTTCAACCTGTCCTCCCCCGAACCGACGGGCGTGGTCGCCGTACTGGCCCCGCAGGAGTCGTCGTTCCTGGGCCTGGTGTCGGTGGTCGCCCCCGTCGTCGCCACGGGCAACACGGCGGTCGTGGTGGCGTCCGAGAAGGCTCCGCTGCCCGCCCTCTCCCTCGGCGAGGTCCTGGCCACCTCCGACCTCCCCGGCGGCGTGGTCAACGTCCTCTCCGGCCGTACGGCGGAGATCGCCGCCCCGCTCGCCGCGCACCAGGACGTCAACGCGATCGACCTCGCGGGCGCGGACGAGGCGCTGGCGAAGGAGCTGGAGATCGCGGCCGCAGACAACCTCAAGCGGGTGCTGCGTCCACAGCCTGTGGACAACTGGTCGGCCGATCCGGGAACGGACCGCATGACGGCGTTCCTGGAGACCAAGACGGTCTGGCACCCGACGGGTTCGCTGGGCGCCTCGGGCTCCGCCTACTGA
- a CDS encoding uridine kinase family protein, with the protein MTRASKPHRGVVRHPNDASHWCPVSSQSPISARVVLLCGPSGSGKSLLAARSGLPVLRLDDFYKEGDDPTLPLVAGTSDIDWDHPGSWDADTAVAAIDRLCRTRRTQVPVYDISLSARTGEGTVDIGGTPLFIAEGIFAAEIVTRCRELGLLADALCLSRGPVRTFRRRFLRDLKESRKSVPFLLRRGWRLMRLERSIVARQTALGAYACDRDEALGRLARAAVAGRTATGTSTSTSTSTPA; encoded by the coding sequence GTGACGCGCGCTTCAAAGCCGCACCGCGGGGTCGTACGCCACCCGAACGATGCCTCACACTGGTGTCCCGTGAGTTCCCAGTCGCCCATATCCGCGCGAGTCGTGCTGCTCTGCGGCCCCTCCGGCTCCGGCAAGTCCCTCCTCGCGGCCCGCTCCGGCCTCCCGGTGCTGCGCCTCGACGACTTCTACAAGGAGGGCGACGACCCGACGCTGCCGCTGGTGGCGGGCACCTCCGACATCGACTGGGACCACCCGGGCTCCTGGGACGCCGACACCGCTGTCGCCGCCATCGACCGGCTGTGCCGCACGCGTCGCACACAGGTGCCCGTCTACGACATCTCCCTGAGCGCCCGCACCGGCGAGGGGACCGTCGACATCGGCGGGACACCGCTGTTCATCGCGGAGGGCATCTTCGCCGCGGAGATCGTCACCCGCTGCCGTGAACTGGGGCTGCTGGCGGACGCGCTGTGCCTGAGCCGCGGCCCGGTGCGCACCTTCCGCCGGCGCTTCCTGCGGGACCTGAAGGAGAGCCGCAAGTCGGTGCCGTTCCTGCTGCGGCGCGGCTGGCGGCTGATGCGGCTGGAGCGGTCGATCGTCGCCCGCCAGACGGCGCTGGGCGCGTACGCCTGCGACCGGGACGAAGCGCTGGGCCGGCTCGCCAGGGCGGCGGTCGCCGGACGGACGGCGACGGGCACGAGCACGAGCACGAGCACGAGCACGCCGGCCTAG